The Lepidochelys kempii isolate rLepKem1 chromosome 2, rLepKem1.hap2, whole genome shotgun sequence genomic interval ATGTTCACATACATTTTACAAGTGAAATTTAGTCACTGATATTAAGAATTAGCCAGAAAAtacttattttgatttttaaaaattgaaatataaTTCTTTATACATGAAGAGGAATTCTTCTTACCTTTTGGTACTGCTACACCAAGCATAATGgttggagggttttttgtttttgcttttttaaataagCCTCTTGGCTTTACCTTTTCACTTAAGAGACAATTTTATATAGTTATACAGagtggttttggttttgattttatttcagtTATGGACCTCAATGTATCAGAGACCCAACTTTGCATCAGTGTAGAGGCTTGCACAATTCGTCTACCGCCACCCCAGGTACAGAACAGTTCTAATTTCTATGGCTAATTTTGTTCATCCTACTTGCACTTTTTTATTGGCTGTATTTTATCTGGGCTGCTTTATTTGAAAAGAACATGGGGAAGCAAGATGTTTACTCCCAATTGCCATTGGACATGCACTATGTTAGTTGCTTAGCCTCATCTTGTACTAAATATATATACCATATATTATTGGATAGGGTTGTACTCATGGGAGTCTGACAGTCATTCCAATCAGAATGTCAGAGCTGTGAGATTTCCCTATAGTTACTGTTTGAAGAGaattccagagaaaataataagaGCATGGGAAAAGGGAAGCACATGCTGGTAGCACTATTTccccaagaagaaaaggagaacttgtggcaccttagagactaaccaatttatttgagcataagctttcgtgagctacagctcacgtcatcggatgcatactgtggaaaatacagaagatgtttgtttttatacacacaaatcatgaaaaaattttctttattttaattctttattttcattaaacaatcttctgtattttccacagtatgcatccgatgaagtgagctgtagctcacgaaagcttatgctcaaataaattggttagtctctaaggtgccacaagtactccttttctttatactataATATTCTCCAGCATTACCCAGGAGATAATCCTTCCTTCCCTTTCATCCTATAAtagcttagagcaggggtgggcaaacgttcttgttaaaccctggatttgtgctggaaatggcccaccttgattatcatacacaatgtaaggagagtggtcactttggataagctattaccagcaggagagtgagttttggggtgggggggggtgagaaaacctggatttgtgctggaaatggcccaacttgattatcatacacattgtaaggagagtgatcacttttgataagctattaccagcaggagagtggagtgggaggaggtattttttcatgctttgtgtgtatataataagatcttctaaactttccacagcatgcatccgatgaagtgagctgtagctcacgaaagcttatgctcaaataaattggttagtctctaaggtgccacaagtactccttttctttataccataATATTCTCCAGCATTACCCAGGAGATAATCCTTCCTTCCCTTTCATCCTATAAtagcttagagcaggggtgggcaaactttttggcctgagggcgacatctgggtggggaaatttcttgcagggttggggtgcggaggcAGAGTGcgcggtgtgggagggggtgcggtgtgcacgaaggggctcagggcaagggtttggggcagaggaggggtgtgggatgtATGAGGGGGATCATtgaaggagtttggggtgcaggaggggtgtgggatgcatcagggggctcagggcagggagttagggtgcaggaggggttcaggctccggcccgGTACTGCTTACCTAGAgcgctccagggtggcagcggcacacaccggggccagggcaggctccctgcctgcctgccccggccctgcactgcaccactccgggaagcggctggcaccacatccctgcatgGCCGCTGGGGGTGCGAGGGGGTGCGCAGTGGGCTCCATGTGTttccctcgcctgtgggtacctccccaaagctcccattggctgcggtaacctgttcctggccaatgggagctttaggggaggtacccacaggcaagagcagagtgcagagctctctgcagccccacccccaggggctgcagggacgtggtgtggCCACTTCCCGGTGCCAcgccacgggggtggcaatcccgcgggtcggatccaaagccctgggggatcgtagtttgcccacccctggtttagaataACATCTTATGTTCAAAACCATCTATCAACTTTTAGCCATCAGAGCTATCAAAGAAGTCCTATCTGCACAgcgcttctctgaaacctgttccgTTTTCTTTGTGATACCCCCAAAAAGGTTGGGAGCAGTTTGGGTCATGCTGGATGTGAGCGTAGTTAGCAAATATATCAGGAAACCATACTTCAGTATTAAGAAATTAGCATCCGTTCTGATAGCCGCCATGTCACCTTAACTGGTCTGGTACAATGAGTACTAAATTTCTGATTACTTCTTTGCTTACAAAAGCAAGCATTTTCAATCCATTTCTATCCTTTAGAATATCTTTTGGCTCTCAGGAGAAAGAAATTCCACCGTTTCCGCTAGCTAGATAACATACTAATCAAAGACAACTTCAAGGTATCAGCCTTGAAAACGACATAGGcagtgtcataaaaataaagggaagggtaaacccctttgaaatccctcctggccaggggaaagctcctctcacctgtaaagggttaagaagctaaaggtaacctcgctggcacctgaccaaaatgaccaatgaggagacaagatactttcaaaagctgggaggagggagagaaacaaagggtctgtgtctgtctgtagtcgtcttggccagggacagaacaggaatggagtcttagaacttttagtaagtaatctagctaggtatgtgttagattatgatttctttaaatggctgagaaaagaattgtgctgaatagaataactatttctgtctgtgtatcttttttgtaacttaaggttttgcctagaggggttctctatgtttttgaatctaattaccctgtaagatatctaccatcctgattttacaggggggatttctttatttctatttacttctattttttattaaaagtcttcttgtaaaacactgaatgctttttcattgttctcagatccaagggtttgggtctgtggtcacctatgcaaattggtgaggctttttatccaacatttcccaggaaagggggggtgcaagtgttgggaggattgttcattgttcttaagatccaagggtctgggtctgtagtcacctaggcaaattggtgaggctttttaccaaaccttgtccaggaggtggggtgcaaggttttgggaagtattttggggggaaggacgcgtccaaacaactcttccccagtaaccagtattagtttggtggtggtagcggccagtccaaggataacgggggtaatattttgtaccttggggaagttttgacctaagctggtaaagataagcttaggaggtttttcatgcaggtccccacatctgtaccctagagttcagagtgggggaggaaccgtgacaggcaGTTATGATGGAAATTAACGTGATGTTTCATTATCAGTAATCAATATTGTGGTCCATAATTTGCTAGAGTCTGAAGATAGACACAACAACTGAAAGGGCTTTTCTGTCACTGCGTGGATGCAAACCATGACAAACAACAGTCTCAGAAAAGAATGTTTCTCCAGGTCTAAGAGTGTCTATGACTTTAGCTCCAGCATGTCTTCTCTCAGAATATCTGGGCATCTCTCTTGATTTTTAGAAGAGGCAAAGGCATAGCTTCTTGGTAGTCTTGCTGAGATCTTTTGCTACCCTGGTTATTATGCTGCAATACTGTCACTAGGTTGTCCAACATTAGAATATGTTGGTTTCTGAGTAGAAAGTTAAAAGTTAAAAGAAACTTAAAAGTACTGCAGGGATAGTAAGGATGTTCTTAATCTGAGGACATTTATTTTGTGCTTCAAGTCCTTCTGGATCCAGTATCCTTACATGTTAAAGTACCTCCAATATGATCCATCAGCCTTTAAGTCTTTTACGTCTTTAGCCAGTTCCTGAAAGTATAGGTTTTTAACGTTTGAAACAGACTCTGCCATGTGACAATGTGAATAAAATTCTAAAATTAGCAGTTTGCAATGGCTGATAAATGAATATTCATGTATAAGTTTTGGTAGTACATTTGAATGCATGTTAGATGTTTTGCATGttcctttttcattttgtatAAATGAAGCAATATTTGAAAAtaacaaaacacttttttttctatttaaagctGGAAGACTTTGACATTTCAGCAAACATCTTAGAAATATTTGACAACAATAAAAATACAGTCATTCAGAGACACTCCATTTTAAGTAATTGGTGCTATGTCTTGCCAAGGTAAAATTCTATTTAAttccaacaaaaacaaacagtttaCCAAATATCTGTGTTTCCAGCTATGCTGTGGGTTATATCTAGCATTCTCTTTGCTTTACCCCTGTACAGCATGAAAATGGGTCAGATCATAAGTATTAGCCATGTAATTCCATCAGAGTCTCCTTTTCATTCATACAAAGACTTTCAGATGCACTGGAAGAATCTGGTAGGAAAGAACATGATTacatatgatttttttcccttttgtctcttttttgaatttttttgtgttAATCACATTGTTTATAATAACATTCCATCtatatgtgtattttatttttagtatggGTATATCCTTCCAGAGGATCATGGAGAGACAAAAGTATATTGCAGTGTTTACTTCAAACTGATAGGGGAACGGCTCTTTACGTATCctttatacatattttattttgtgttggaACGTCTTCTCCTCTACTATGCTAGCCAAGATCCAAACTCTAATTCAAATTGAGCACCAAATTCACTGCAGTTGTAATTCCATTTAAGTGAATGAGGCTATGTCATCAGAAAATAtggtccaaaatatttaattcagtTCTTCTGTAGTATTAATGAATGATGTCAAATCTGGTCTTCTCTATTTTGCTGGAAATGTTTCTTAAAGGACCCTGAGATATGAATTGGGAACTCTTGTAGGGGCTGGGATGCCAAATCTTTGAGAGAATAATTTTTCTTCAGCCTGTTTGTTCAGTCATATGCGTTAAATAGGctttaacaacaaaaacaaaaaaaagccaaCCAAATAAAAATTTAAGTTTTAGGAAATCTTAATCTGAATAAAATTACTTCAccacacaggccctgatcctgttaaCATTTACTCTCATGCTTAGAGTTCAGGACATTTTAAGTGTTTTCACAATTGAAACCTAAGTCTGGTTTCActtccataatatctgtgaagttACCTGTTCCTCACAATCATCAAGAGTCTTCCAGGAAAAACAGTCTAGGTGACCTATGACTTTATAATcttaaaaacaagcagaaaaaccccctttttataaaaataaatcttttcagGCCTCCTTGTTATGGAAACAAGAAATGGCACTAACAGAATGTTTTTCTTTGCAGGTCACCCTTTACTAGGGGCATTATCAATTAGTTTAGGCCTcatttttcctttgctttgcAATTTGTGCAATCCACTGAGGAATATGCTCCATATtctagctttatttttttaaatccaccccTGCATCATTGAAATACTGAAAAAATAATAGCATTGCTAATACTTGTTTCAGACATTTTATGTTGCTGCTGAAATAACTGCCAATAGAGGGTGTTCATATTAATTAGGAAACTCTGATTTCAGAACCATGCTCACAAAGAAAGAATTCAGACTAAAAACCAAAATTCATATTGAGTTGTGCTTTGGaatgagaaaataattaaaatatccagagaaggaaatgaagaaaaTCAGGAGGATGTTACAAATAAAGCACTAGTTTCTATCACTTTTACTTCTGTTGAATAATACCTTATTTTGCAGGatattccattgatttcaatgtgtcGGCTCAAGCAATAAAGTACTTCTCAATGGGAATGAAAATGGCTTAATTTAGCCTAATAAGAGTAAAACTTTCAAATCTCTAAAACCATTAAAACTACTAAAATGTTGGTCCCTTTAAAAATAGTaaagctgctttttttaaaattcttttgaaGAAATGTTAGTGTGCATTTAAGCTTTTACTCAAGAAAAGGATAAACAGTTTCATTATACAAAATGCTAAAAGCCATCTTACATAGCCCTTAACACTTATTCAGGTACCCTTTAAGTTGCATAAGAAGCCAACCAGTCCAATATTTTACTAGAGTAGATTTAGAAGGCGTGTTAAACTCTTTTCTTTCTGACCTAAAGTCTAAACTTCCTCATCTATGTGGATTTCCAGTAAAAATGACAAGTAAAGCATTGTATGCCACAAAGGAACTAATGAAATATCCCATGCATGTAAGAAGTTTTATGTTTATATTAATATGTATATTATTGGGCACAGTGGTGTTCATGATAATACGTGCTCTTTCCCATGTGAATTTTCAGAACGCTGCAAGAGTATAAAAGTATTTCTCACCATGAATAACTGTTAATACTTGTGTTTTTCTAGTTAAATGGGTAGCCTCACATATTACTGTTCATATCATAACTGTATAAGAAGATATGGAAGTGATATGTTGCCAAATTACCAGTTCTGTTGGAATCTAAGGTTtccttttcctgaattttttaTCTTAACTCTGCCACCATAAATATCacaacaatatttttttccttgttttgaaaaagaaaattagaGAAAATAAGTAGTCTAGACTTATTATTGCAAGCATTTAAATGGTTTGAGTCAGGCTGAAGTTCACACTTCAGAGGTGAAGAGGATGGGAAGGAGCAAAATTTACAACTCTTTTAGAATAATGGGCTATATGAAATACTATTTTCAGCCTTTTCTGAGCAGTAGCACACGTGCTGATTATCTTGTCAGTGAAAGAAggaaaaacttaatttttttaaaaacaaagagtaGAATTTGAAGAATGCAGTAGAAATTGCAGAGTTTCGAAAATGTTAAGAACTGGTGTCTGAGTGAGGCTCCTGTTTCTCTCTTTCCAGTAGCTGCAGCCCCTAATGGAGAAAGTTAGGATGACTCCTCCTTATTTCCCACAGTTTTCACAGGCATCCAGGCATTTCTTTGTTATGAAAAGTCTAGATGTCTGTGTAAGTAACTAGAGACAAGGAGGACAGTCAGCCAGCTAGCTCTGTGTGGGCCACTAGAAATTGCTTTGCATTCCACAGTTTTAGAAGTACTACTCTAAAATGACGACTAAGGATTAGGTCTTCCCTGTCTGAGAAATGTGGCAATCCAAAAAGTGCCTCATCAACCAATTGTAGCTCATAAGCAGAGAATGGGGAAACTGGATCCAGTGCGTTTTGTCCCTCATCCCTCAAAACTGCAGAAATCTCTAAATACAAAAACCACACAATCAGAGTTCTGTGAGGTTTCGGGTGGTTTTTCAGCCTGGTGTGAGACAGAGGACATAGCCGTAGTATTACCGTCTGTGATAACTGTGCAATTAAGGAGAATGTCCTAATGGAAAATAATTGTAATCAGAGCAAAACTAATTTTGAACAATAGCAGCTACTCCTCATTTAAAGAGGGGGTTGATTGAACATATCTGCTGATTAGGGAGTCAAAAGCATCTAGGTTTCCTGTGGCACAATAGGAGCTCTGAGGAGCAACATAGAGAAGTTTGCTCTGCATGCAGATGCCATAATATCCTGAAGGGTGGAATTGGATCTCTCCCTATGGGCTCTAGACCCTTTTCCTCAAAGAGGATATTGTAGCAGAAACTCAGTGTGGCAAATCACACAGAATTTTCAAAGTAGTTTTTCCCTTTCAGTGGATGTTTTCCATGAGAGGGAATAAAATGATCCGATATAACAGATATGAAAGGGGCACATTACTGAAATGGTTTCTCCACTTGTATTTGTAACAGAAAAATTCCCCTGGTGTCTTTTATTGTTGCTATGTGATGTTAAAAGGTTGCTGGGTtccatttcagtggtgggtgaagtaatcACTGTATATAGCTTGTGGCATGCTTTTTTATTCTTGCTTGAAAGGATATATATTGTGCAACATATTTGCCATTTTGACAATCAGATATTTGCATAcatattacttttcatttatcaagctgaaaaaaatctttccttaaATGTCTTAATAGCAAGCATACAATGTTCTTAATTCtaggttgttttaaaaaaaatagaattataaaataaccAACACAAAAATGTGTACAGTGTATGTTGTATACAGGCTAAGTTATTGTAGCACTGTAAACTAACTCTCTTCATTCAGTTGAATCAGTTTGGCAACAGCTGTGTGTTTCAGGGAGTAAATGCCAAGCCTGCAAATCTGACCAGCAAACCGATATGGAAGGTATCTCTGACTCAGGCACCTCCAAGACGAGAGACTTTGCAGCAGAGGTCTTCACAATGCAGTTCAGGAATGAGCCACGAGATGGAGCTTTTGATCAATCAGCCGAAACAATGTACTCTCTCAAATCTCATTCCATGTCCAGAGAATGCTGTTGCTGAGGCCATGAAGAAAACAGTGCATAGTagacagcagcagcagactcCAGGAGCATCAGGGGTACCAGTTCACTCAACTGAATCCTTAAGAATGTCTGAGAATTCATTTGTGGATTCTCAAAAGAACAATGCCACTAGAATTATACCTATTTTCAAAGGAAAGTTGTTGCAAATGGATGTAAAGGCCACAAGAGCcaatgaaggaaagaaaaaagtgagTGTTTTACGGCATTCTCCAAAAGTAGTTAGAGATGTCACTGTGTCTAAATTGACTGTATGCAACCTCAGTGTAAATCAGGTATACAAACCTGTCCAAACTGTGTCATTCAAAAATCCTACTAATGGCACTGATGCTCAGAGAATGACTGGgaaagcaagtgtaaaaaatgCTGGACCTATATGTGACCAGAAAAAAGAAACTGGTAAGCAGCTGACAAATTCGGCTTTTTCTAATAGCCCATCTTCAGGTAGGAATTCAAGTAAAGGCAAACCTGAAAAGCTAAATTCTTCTTCATTATCTGCTAGTGACAAATCAGTGCTTCAGACATCAAATGCTAATCTAGGTTTGAAAAAACCTGCACTACTCAGTTCTACtacaaaaaaggggggaaagttaTCAAATCAAAACACCACAAAAATACTTGGGGAAAGTCACAGTTCAAAGAAGGTACAGATACAGATTTCTGAGTCAGACAAAGAAATTGCAAACACCAGCGTATCACAGCATCAAACAAAAAGCCCAACTGAAGGAGCCGGGTTAAATATTCTCAGATTGGTTTTAAACAGTACAGTGCACAGAGCCAAAAGAGAACATCAACAATCATTAATACCACCAAAGGAGTATATCACCAAGACAACCAATCACCATTCACAAGTCAACTGTGAGCAGGTACAGTAAATAATTGGTTTCACCTATACTAGTTCTCAccaattctgtgtgtgtgtgtgtgtgtgtgtgcgtgcatacgTGCACTCGCTGAGGTAATTAGACTATTCATTGCATTTGATGCTGTATCTTAGTTCTTCCAGATAGTATGTTTCTAATATTTGCGGTAATTTGTATTAAAGTCTTTAACCATTGCCTCCTGTTACAGTAAAAGACTGATTTGTTTTATCATCTGAGCTGTATGCCCTTGTAATTGTGACTTTCTGAAAGGAAGGGTAATTCCTTTAAATTTCGTTCCAGATTTTTATTTAATGGGACTAACAAAATTTATAAACAATAATATGCTTCCATTTTCTGTGTGTCAGTCTGTCTTCACACAAAGTTGTATACCACAACCAGCTATTGGATGATATATCAGACCAGCTCAAGTATGTGATCGTATCACCTAGTAGCTGTAGACTACAAAATATGTAAGCCCAATGCTTTTACACAAGCTTGAAACTTTAGCAGGTTCAGTTGTTACAACACATTCATTGAAAACCTTTGCATGTATAATAGCTATTTAGATTACAAGTTAGTAGAAATTAGGGCTGtccattaatcgcagttaactcatgagattaactcaaaaaaattaatcacgatcaATTGCAGTGTTAATCACACTGTTatacaataccaattgaaatgtattaaatatttttggatgcctttctacattttctaagatattgatttcaattgcaacacagaatacaaattgtacagtgctcactttat includes:
- the C2H18orf63 gene encoding uncharacterized protein C18orf63 homolog, whose product is MNDTRHQSLFFVSLPALQKLCAIKVTLSSKLAENEVRNTQMKICRQLLFLHQDILSSPVPGTLNQISVVMAISFYKTGKCQAFVQKHGATIEAPERIGPAILQLCLCYTLITRLAPSWNKAGHLLVQGSNFLSHMGRQNAVVMDLNVSETQLCISVEACTIRLPPPQLEDFDISANILEIFDNNKNTVIQRHSILSNWCYVLPSILFALPLYSMKMGQIISISHVIPSESPFHSYKDFQMHWKNLYGYILPEDHGETKVYCSVYFKLIGERLFTYPLSCIRSQPVQYFTRVDLEGVLNSFLSDLKSKLPHLCGFPVKMTSKALYATKELMKYPMHLNQFGNSCVFQGVNAKPANLTSKPIWKVSLTQAPPRRETLQQRSSQCSSGMSHEMELLINQPKQCTLSNLIPCPENAVAEAMKKTVHSRQQQQTPGASGVPVHSTESLRMSENSFVDSQKNNATRIIPIFKGKLLQMDVKATRANEGKKKVSVLRHSPKVVRDVTVSKLTVCNLSVNQVYKPVQTVSFKNPTNGTDAQRMTGKASVKNAGPICDQKKETGKQLTNSAFSNSPSSGRNSSKGKPEKLNSSSLSASDKSVLQTSNANLGLKKPALLSSTTKKGGKLSNQNTTKILGESHSSKKVQIQISESDKEIANTSVSQHQTKSPTEGAGLNILRLVLNSTVHRAKREHQQSLIPPKEYITKTTNHHSQVNCEQMLTVNDPLHCEAVASKQIYSKMETHLKTTSKKSCGKRRQNIDQLKQNREYKKSLMAWKK